Proteins from a genomic interval of Stenotrophomonas maltophilia R551-3:
- a CDS encoding glutamine synthetase family protein, translating to MSSRTRPRKTATPPAPQESSLLRWLKERRITEVECLVPDITGNARGKIIPADKFSHDYGTRLPEGIFATTVTGEFPDDYYDLTSPSDSDMILRPDPDTVRMVPWATDPTAQVIHDCYTKTGEPHELAPRNVLRRVLDAYTELGLRPVVAPELEFFLVQKNTDPDFPLLPPAGRSGRPETARQSYSIDAVNEFDPILDLMYDYCDAMKLDVDTLIHESGAAQLEVNFTHANAMDLADQVFLFKRTMRESAMRHGVYATFLAKPMENEPGSAMHIHQSLLRISDGQNVFTGEHGGEDFSPLFAHYLAGLQKYVPMAMAFFAPNVNSYRRLVFGEVSPSNVHWGFDNRTCGLRVPLDTPENMRVESRFAGSDANPYLAMAATLACGLLGIHERLAPDAPVTGSAKELGYNLPRSLGEALDGLEQCSELQALLGERFCRAYISVKRKEYETFFRVISSWEREFLLLNV from the coding sequence ATGAGTTCCCGAACGCGCCCGCGCAAGACGGCTACGCCCCCCGCACCGCAGGAAAGCAGTCTGCTGCGCTGGCTGAAGGAGCGGCGCATCACCGAGGTCGAATGCCTGGTGCCGGACATCACCGGCAACGCGCGCGGCAAGATCATTCCCGCCGACAAGTTCTCTCATGATTACGGCACGCGCTTGCCGGAAGGCATTTTCGCGACCACCGTAACCGGCGAGTTCCCGGACGATTACTACGACCTGACCTCGCCTTCGGATTCGGACATGATCCTGCGTCCGGACCCGGATACCGTGCGCATGGTGCCGTGGGCCACCGATCCGACCGCGCAGGTCATCCACGATTGCTACACCAAGACCGGCGAGCCGCACGAGCTGGCGCCGCGCAACGTGCTGCGACGCGTGTTGGACGCTTACACGGAGCTGGGCCTGCGCCCGGTGGTGGCGCCGGAGCTGGAGTTCTTCCTGGTGCAGAAGAACACCGATCCCGATTTCCCGCTGCTGCCGCCGGCCGGTCGCTCGGGGCGGCCGGAAACGGCTCGCCAGTCCTACTCGATCGATGCGGTCAACGAATTCGACCCCATCCTCGACCTGATGTACGACTACTGTGATGCGATGAAGCTGGACGTGGATACGCTCATCCACGAGTCCGGCGCGGCGCAGCTGGAAGTCAACTTCACCCATGCCAATGCGATGGACCTGGCCGACCAGGTGTTCCTGTTCAAGCGCACCATGCGCGAATCGGCGATGCGTCACGGGGTGTATGCCACCTTCCTGGCCAAGCCGATGGAGAACGAGCCGGGCAGCGCCATGCACATTCACCAGAGCCTGCTGCGGATAAGCGATGGCCAGAACGTTTTCACCGGCGAACATGGCGGGGAAGATTTCAGCCCGTTGTTCGCGCACTACCTGGCCGGCCTGCAGAAGTATGTGCCGATGGCCATGGCGTTCTTCGCGCCGAACGTGAATTCCTACCGCCGGCTGGTGTTTGGCGAGGTCTCGCCGAGCAACGTGCACTGGGGCTTCGACAACCGCACCTGCGGCCTGCGCGTGCCCTTGGATACGCCGGAGAACATGCGTGTGGAGAGCCGCTTCGCTGGCTCTGACGCCAACCCTTACCTGGCGATGGCTGCGACCCTGGCCTGTGGCCTTCTCGGTATCCACGAGCGGCTGGCACCGGATGCCCCTGTGACCGGCAGCGCCAAGGAGCTGGGCTACAACCTGCCGCGCTCACTGGGCGAAGCGCTGGACGGGCTGGAGCAGTGCAGCGAGCTGCAGGCCCTGCTGGGCGAGCGCTTCTGCCGTGCCTACATTTCGGTCAAGCGCAAGGAATACGAGACCTTTTTCCGTGTCATCAGTTCGTGGGAGCGCGAGTTCCTGCTGCTGAACGTCTGA
- a CDS encoding ABC transporter ATP-binding protein — MPVEAQPVATVVDTTGAPGYLSIRDLRKEFDGFVAVDDVNLDVRKGEIFALLGGSGSGKSTLLRCLGGFETPTKGSITLDGQRLDALPPYQRPVNMMFQSYALFPHMTVEQNIAFGLKQDGLGKDAISKRVGEMLDLVQMGHLGKRKPHQLSGGQQQRVALARSLAKGPKLLLLDEPMGALDKKLRSQMQLELVSIIESSGVTCVMVTHDQEEAMTMATRIAVMDAGWIQQVGKPDEVYEQPANRFVAGFIGSVNSFDGVIDEDLPEYVTVRTPLFPAPIYIAHGITCYEGQPVAFALRPEKVMIGKDEPEGHTNKAQGVIEDIAYFGSHSVYHVRLPSGAKVLANFANSQRWASDGLTWGDEVWVHWRDNDGVVLTS; from the coding sequence ATGCCCGTTGAAGCCCAGCCGGTAGCCACCGTCGTCGACACGACCGGTGCGCCCGGCTATCTCTCCATTCGTGACCTGCGCAAGGAATTCGACGGTTTCGTCGCCGTTGACGACGTCAATCTGGACGTGCGCAAGGGCGAGATCTTTGCCCTGCTCGGTGGCTCCGGCAGTGGCAAATCGACCCTGCTGCGCTGCCTGGGTGGCTTCGAGACGCCCACCAAGGGCAGCATCACCCTCGACGGCCAGCGCCTGGACGCGCTGCCGCCGTATCAGCGGCCGGTCAACATGATGTTCCAGTCCTATGCCCTGTTCCCGCACATGACGGTCGAGCAGAACATTGCCTTCGGCCTGAAGCAGGATGGCCTGGGTAAGGACGCGATCAGCAAGCGCGTCGGCGAGATGCTGGACCTGGTGCAGATGGGCCACCTGGGCAAGCGCAAGCCGCACCAGCTGTCCGGCGGCCAGCAGCAGCGCGTGGCGCTGGCGCGGTCGCTGGCCAAGGGGCCGAAGCTGCTGCTGCTGGACGAGCCGATGGGCGCGCTGGACAAGAAGCTGCGCTCGCAGATGCAGCTGGAACTGGTCAGCATCATCGAATCGTCGGGCGTGACCTGTGTGATGGTCACCCACGACCAGGAAGAAGCGATGACCATGGCCACCCGCATCGCAGTGATGGATGCCGGCTGGATCCAGCAGGTCGGCAAGCCGGACGAGGTCTACGAGCAGCCGGCCAACCGCTTCGTCGCGGGCTTCATCGGTTCAGTCAATTCCTTCGACGGCGTGATCGACGAGGACCTGCCCGAGTACGTGACCGTGCGGACGCCGCTGTTCCCCGCGCCGATCTACATCGCCCATGGCATCACCTGCTATGAAGGGCAACCGGTCGCGTTCGCGCTGCGCCCCGAGAAGGTGATGATCGGCAAGGACGAGCCGGAAGGGCACACCAACAAGGCGCAGGGCGTGATCGAGGACATCGCCTACTTCGGCAGCCATTCGGTCTATCACGTGCGCCTGCCCAGTGGTGCCAAGGTGCTGGCCAACTTCGCCAACTCGCAGCGCTGGGCCAGTGACGGCCTGACCTGGGGCGACGAAGTGTGGGTGCATTGGCGCGACAACGACGGCGTGGTGCTGACCTCATGA
- a CDS encoding flavin-containing monooxygenase, which yields MARIKHLHGPTLVISPDRPSPFPPRLPGSLPATLPLVIIGAGQAGLSLSALLQEAGVEHRVLEAETVGASWQRRWDSFQTNTANATMALHGHAYAGDDPEGFMGAPEVIRRLRDYADERSLPISEGCAVQRVTPESGGYAIETSHGLIRAGAVVVATGEYRRARMPRVPFAPARGLTVLHSGDYRSPRPLPDGGVLVIGGGQSGAQIAQDLRDSGRSVHWSLAQRHSHTRRLRGKDSMTWWDMAGRIHQHVSEAAAVLAGEPDALRKARTAEFPLISGKGRAGLGSSISLLAMHRAGIRLLGRLQGFDGNVARFADVRPQLRTAIEATRTEYAYLDSLASAYYATRPEPRTDDARYIPDEVYLHWEPDAAPRELDLRTEGIRSVVLATGFVAEWPWLDVQGVLDAHGYPLGEFGVSPHPGLFFIGMHNLQRMSSSFLCNGGRDARDLLPAILRHLRRGGGAASGKG from the coding sequence ATGGCCCGGATCAAGCACTTGCATGGACCCACCCTGGTGATTTCCCCGGACCGCCCCTCCCCTTTCCCGCCCCGCCTGCCGGGCTCCCTGCCTGCAACGCTGCCGCTGGTCATCATCGGCGCCGGCCAGGCCGGGCTGTCCCTCAGCGCGCTCCTGCAGGAAGCGGGCGTCGAGCATCGTGTGCTGGAGGCCGAAACCGTGGGCGCCAGCTGGCAGCGGCGCTGGGATTCATTCCAGACCAACACCGCCAACGCGACGATGGCCCTGCACGGCCATGCCTATGCGGGCGACGACCCGGAAGGTTTCATGGGGGCCCCCGAGGTGATCCGGCGGCTGCGCGACTATGCCGACGAACGTTCGTTGCCGATCAGCGAAGGTTGTGCGGTTCAGCGGGTCACGCCCGAATCGGGCGGCTATGCCATCGAAACCAGCCACGGATTGATCCGCGCTGGGGCGGTTGTGGTCGCCACCGGCGAGTACCGGCGCGCGCGGATGCCCCGGGTCCCGTTCGCGCCCGCGCGGGGTCTGACGGTGCTGCACTCCGGCGACTACCGCAGCCCCCGCCCGCTGCCCGACGGCGGCGTGCTGGTCATCGGTGGCGGCCAGTCCGGCGCGCAGATCGCCCAGGACCTGCGCGACAGCGGTCGCAGCGTGCACTGGTCACTGGCCCAGCGGCATTCGCATACCCGCCGGCTGCGCGGCAAGGACTCGATGACCTGGTGGGACATGGCCGGGCGTATCCACCAGCATGTGAGTGAAGCGGCCGCCGTCCTGGCCGGAGAACCGGATGCGCTGCGCAAGGCCCGTACCGCCGAATTCCCGCTGATTTCCGGCAAGGGGCGTGCCGGCCTGGGCAGCTCGATCAGCCTGCTGGCGATGCACCGCGCAGGCATCAGGCTGCTGGGTCGGTTGCAGGGCTTCGATGGAAACGTCGCCCGCTTCGCCGATGTGCGCCCGCAGCTGCGCACCGCGATCGAGGCGACACGGACCGAATATGCCTATCTCGATTCGCTGGCCAGCGCGTACTACGCCACGCGGCCCGAACCGCGCACCGACGATGCCCGCTACATTCCCGACGAGGTCTATCTGCATTGGGAGCCGGACGCCGCCCCGCGTGAACTGGATCTGCGGACGGAAGGCATCCGTTCGGTGGTGCTGGCCACCGGCTTCGTCGCCGAATGGCCGTGGCTCGACGTGCAGGGCGTGCTGGACGCACATGGCTATCCGCTCGGCGAGTTCGGCGTTTCACCGCATCCGGGGCTGTTCTTCATCGGCATGCACAACCTGCAGCGGATGAGTTCGTCGTTCCTGTGCAACGGCGGTCGCGATGCACGTGACCTGTTGCCGGCGATCCTGCGGCACCTTCGCCGGGGCGGCGGTGCCGCCTCCGGGAAGGGCTGA
- a CDS encoding polyamine ABC transporter substrate-binding protein has product MKLRILTLGLASAMLAACSGGNGGAQDSQVLNVYNYSDYIAEDTIPTFEKESGIKVTYDVFDSDEMVETKLLAGNSGYDVVVPTLNFFGRQIQAGVFLPLDKSKIPNLANLDPAVMKRIATQDPGNQYGVPYMIGTTGIGYNVEMLKQRFGGSTDIANSWDLVFKPENISKMKDCGVTILDTPADMIPIALHYLGLDPHSGDPAELQKAADLLKSIRPYVQNFHSSQYVGSLANGGTCLVVGWSGDIIQARDRAEEASNGVHVAYSIPKEGAPQWFDMLAIPKDAKHPEAAYAFINYLLQPKVAAANTNFIHYANPVPTATPLVDEAIRTDPTIYPPADVAEKMFTYSINTPETDKLYTRLWTEVKTGR; this is encoded by the coding sequence ATGAAGCTGCGTATCCTCACGCTCGGCCTGGCCTCCGCCATGCTTGCCGCCTGCAGCGGTGGCAATGGTGGCGCGCAGGACAGCCAGGTCCTGAACGTCTACAACTACAGCGACTACATCGCCGAGGACACCATTCCGACCTTCGAGAAGGAGAGCGGGATCAAGGTGACCTACGATGTGTTCGACAGCGATGAGATGGTCGAGACCAAGCTGCTGGCCGGCAACAGCGGCTACGACGTGGTGGTGCCGACCCTGAACTTCTTCGGTCGCCAGATCCAGGCCGGCGTGTTCCTGCCGCTGGACAAGAGCAAGATCCCGAACCTGGCCAACCTCGATCCGGCGGTGATGAAGCGCATCGCCACCCAGGATCCGGGCAACCAGTACGGCGTGCCGTACATGATCGGTACCACCGGCATCGGCTACAACGTGGAGATGCTGAAGCAGCGCTTCGGCGGCAGCACCGACATCGCCAACAGCTGGGACCTGGTGTTCAAGCCGGAGAACATCAGCAAGATGAAGGACTGCGGCGTGACCATCCTGGACACGCCGGCGGACATGATCCCGATCGCGCTGCATTACCTGGGCCTGGACCCGCACAGCGGTGACCCGGCCGAGCTGCAGAAGGCGGCCGACCTGCTGAAGTCGATTCGCCCCTACGTGCAGAATTTCCACTCCTCGCAGTACGTGGGGTCGCTGGCCAATGGCGGCACCTGCCTGGTGGTCGGCTGGTCGGGTGACATCATCCAGGCCCGCGACCGCGCCGAGGAGGCCAGCAACGGCGTGCACGTGGCCTATTCGATCCCGAAGGAAGGCGCCCCGCAGTGGTTCGACATGCTGGCGATCCCGAAGGATGCCAAGCATCCGGAAGCCGCATACGCCTTCATCAACTACCTGCTGCAGCCGAAGGTTGCCGCGGCCAACACCAACTTCATCCACTACGCCAACCCGGTGCCGACCGCGACCCCGCTGGTGGATGAGGCGATCCGTACCGACCCGACCATCTACCCGCCGGCCGACGTGGCCGAGAAGATGTTCACCTATTCGATCAACACGCCGGAAACCGACAAGCTCTACACCCGGCTGTGGACCGAAGTGAAGACTGGCAGGTAA